One window of Pectobacterium carotovorum genomic DNA carries:
- a CDS encoding VOC family protein, protein MIDHILFYSSDYEKAISFYDAVLPALGHTRLFQMSDADSRKSGYGKSSPQVWIAEGETGSARLHIAFRADSEDAVKKFYENALAAGGSDNGKPGYRPEYYAGYFAAFVTDTDGHNIEAVFHAPLFPH, encoded by the coding sequence ATGATTGACCACATTTTGTTTTATTCATCCGATTATGAAAAAGCCATTTCATTCTATGATGCCGTTCTGCCAGCGCTTGGTCATACCCGCCTGTTTCAGATGTCTGATGCTGATAGTCGGAAGTCAGGTTACGGTAAATCCAGCCCACAGGTCTGGATCGCTGAAGGTGAGACCGGGAGTGCAAGGCTGCATATCGCCTTCCGAGCCGACAGTGAGGATGCCGTAAAAAAATTCTATGAAAACGCTCTCGCAGCAGGAGGCTCGGACAACGGTAAACCTGGCTACAGGCCTGAATACTATGCCGGCTACTTTGCAGCATTTGTAACGGACACAGATGGACATAATATTGAAGCTGTATTTCATGCTCCTTTGTTCCCGCATTGA
- a CDS encoding SDR family oxidoreductase, with product MNILSEKVAIVTGASRGIGRATAMLLAKEGAKVAVVARTPGAIDEVVHQIQAQGGLAIGIKCDLSNSEQITSMVNTVISAYGQIDILVNNAFDPGAPLSSILDLSVEQLQRNFDMGPVAYLRTMQACYPWLKKSSGGRVINFGSMAGIVGLAGYGPYNMAKEAVRALTRTAAREWGGDKITVNNVLPVAKTWGDDVSVPPPGNALGRFGSPEEDIAPVVLFLASKDAQFLTGYSLTPDGGAIIDSSR from the coding sequence ATGAACATACTAAGTGAAAAGGTTGCGATCGTTACCGGGGCAAGTCGGGGAATTGGCCGGGCAACGGCGATGCTTCTTGCCAAAGAAGGTGCAAAGGTTGCGGTCGTTGCGCGTACGCCAGGCGCCATTGATGAAGTTGTGCATCAGATTCAGGCACAGGGCGGGCTTGCCATAGGTATCAAATGTGATTTAAGTAATTCGGAACAAATCACTTCGATGGTCAATACAGTCATTAGCGCCTATGGACAAATCGACATTCTCGTTAACAACGCGTTTGATCCGGGTGCGCCTCTGTCATCCATTTTGGATCTCTCAGTGGAACAGCTTCAGCGCAATTTTGACATGGGGCCCGTGGCCTATCTGCGAACCATGCAGGCCTGCTATCCGTGGCTCAAAAAGAGCAGCGGCGGGCGCGTCATCAATTTCGGCTCAATGGCGGGTATTGTAGGGCTCGCTGGATATGGGCCATACAACATGGCCAAAGAAGCGGTGCGTGCACTTACCCGCACCGCTGCGCGTGAGTGGGGGGGCGATAAAATTACGGTTAACAACGTTCTTCCTGTCGCCAAAACCTGGGGCGATGACGTGAGTGTCCCTCCGCCAGGAAATGCGCTTGGCCGCTTCGGATCACCGGAGGAAGACATTGCGCCTGTAGTTCTATTTCTTGCGAGTAAAGACGCACAGTTTTTGACGGGCTACAGCCTCACGCCCGACGGCGGAGCAATTATTGACAGCTCGCGTTAA
- a CDS encoding DoxX family protein has translation MTGFYVYWICTGLLCLLYITSATLYVVKWEWVRQTLVSLGYPAYLQPLLISVKILAVLAILSRESVFLSDLAYAGMFYHLLLSGLAHVGKHKPTGAVPAVAGLILMIISFSMQNVARDIPSPYALTTENLTHAQVY, from the coding sequence ATGACTGGTTTTTACGTTTACTGGATTTGTACGGGCCTGCTTTGCCTGCTTTACATTACTTCTGCCACCCTGTACGTGGTTAAGTGGGAATGGGTTCGCCAGACACTGGTTAGCCTGGGCTATCCGGCCTATCTGCAGCCTCTACTCATTTCTGTAAAGATTCTGGCTGTACTGGCCATCCTGTCACGGGAGAGCGTGTTTCTGAGCGATCTGGCCTATGCGGGTATGTTTTATCACCTTTTGCTATCTGGCCTGGCTCATGTTGGCAAACACAAACCAACCGGGGCAGTGCCTGCAGTTGCTGGGCTAATCCTGATGATTATTTCTTTCAGCATGCAGAACGTTGCCAGAGATATACCATCACCTTACGCCCTTACTACCGAAAATCTCACACATGCACAGGTCTATTAG